From Hymenobacter sedentarius, a single genomic window includes:
- a CDS encoding PorP/SprF family type IX secretion system membrane protein, with the protein MRLGLAAAVLLGAAGGVRGQDVFFSQSFATRLHTNPAFTGLVDDYSVTLSYRNQFPTLAGSFVSAQAGADWRLDTPGQHHALGLLINQDRTGSVGYTRLEIGGLYAYHTRLNEHLALSGGVRASYGRQRVGYDNFVFGDQITEDGTVVGPTAEALNFFPVNYLSLGTGAVLYTEQGWLSLAGQHLNQPNLGFQKQSQLPILLSVSGGYKFFIVKPATGVAVREVSYTPVAAYSRQGGSQRTETGVYLTASPVTLGAVYRNIFSPGSVGTQHVLAIVAGIQAGELRVGYSYDVGLSRLSADLGGAHEITVALRAFDRLENAHRRLKRRVYPIAPCPAF; encoded by the coding sequence ATGCGCCTCGGCCTTGCGGCCGCGGTGCTGCTCGGCGCCGCGGGGGGCGTGCGTGGACAAGACGTTTTTTTCTCGCAGTCGTTTGCCACGCGCCTGCACACCAATCCGGCGTTCACGGGCTTAGTCGACGATTACAGCGTCACGCTGAGCTACCGCAATCAGTTCCCCACGCTGGCCGGCTCCTTTGTGAGTGCCCAGGCCGGGGCCGATTGGCGCCTCGACACGCCCGGCCAGCACCACGCCCTGGGCCTGCTCATCAACCAGGACCGCACCGGTTCGGTGGGCTACACCCGCCTGGAAATCGGTGGGCTCTACGCCTACCACACCCGGCTCAACGAGCACCTAGCCCTCAGCGGCGGGGTGCGGGCCAGTTACGGCCGCCAGCGCGTCGGATATGATAATTTCGTGTTCGGCGACCAGATTACGGAAGATGGCACGGTAGTAGGGCCTACGGCCGAAGCGTTGAATTTTTTCCCCGTCAACTACCTGAGCCTGGGTACCGGAGCTGTGCTTTACACGGAGCAGGGCTGGCTCAGCCTGGCCGGCCAGCACCTCAACCAGCCCAACCTGGGATTCCAGAAGCAAAGCCAACTCCCCATCTTGCTCAGCGTTTCGGGCGGTTATAAATTCTTTATCGTCAAGCCAGCTACCGGCGTAGCAGTGCGCGAAGTGAGCTACACGCCTGTAGCCGCCTACAGCCGGCAGGGCGGGTCACAGCGCACCGAAACCGGCGTGTACCTCACGGCTTCGCCCGTGACGCTGGGGGCGGTGTACCGCAATATTTTTTCACCTGGCAGCGTTGGTACTCAGCACGTCCTCGCCATTGTCGCAGGTATCCAAGCGGGAGAGCTGCGCGTGGGCTACAGCTACGACGTGGGGCTGAGCCGGCTGAGCGCCGATTTGGGCGGCGCCCACGAAATAACAGTGGCCTTGCGGGCGTTTGACCGACTAGAAAACGCGCATCGTCGCCTAAAAAGACGCGTTTACCCGATAGCCCCTTGCCCCGCATTCTAA
- a CDS encoding SUMF1/EgtB/PvdO family nonheme iron enzyme, translated as MKLTNYLRLAVVGLVTLASCGKGGPPTASKPGKYSSTTGIEYNTEKGMAVANFKKIPEGPGLIFIEGGRTVLGSQSEDVTMTHDNIERTVTIASFYMDEAEVANIHWLEYLHFIRTDSAEEFYRSALPDTTVWARDLSFNDPYVTYYLRYPGFRYFPVVGVSWLQADDYCTWRTAQVNQRLAGEGDDGKPAKKKGGLFSRKKDKAAEGAEGTAGATASTNNVSIEKGNVLPNYRLPTEAEWEYAAQALIGTQETGNENQEEKRIYPWDGKTTRNAYGKKMGQFLANFKRGRGDYAGIAGSLNDGAMITEYIYSYPPNDYGLYNMAGNVNEWVQDVYRPLSYQDVEDLNPFRRNGVADPADKYDKKGYQSLIDDHVRVYKGGSWRDVAYWLSPGTRRFMAEDSATATIGFRCAMINAGSNK; from the coding sequence ATGAAATTAACCAATTATCTACGCTTGGCCGTAGTGGGCCTTGTGACCTTAGCCAGCTGTGGCAAAGGTGGGCCGCCCACTGCCTCAAAGCCAGGTAAATATTCCTCTACTACGGGTATTGAATACAACACCGAGAAGGGAATGGCGGTGGCCAACTTCAAGAAAATCCCCGAAGGTCCGGGCCTGATTTTCATCGAAGGCGGTCGTACGGTGCTGGGCTCGCAGTCGGAAGATGTGACCATGACGCACGACAACATCGAGCGCACGGTGACCATCGCCTCGTTCTACATGGACGAAGCCGAGGTGGCCAACATTCACTGGCTTGAATATTTGCACTTCATCCGCACCGACTCCGCGGAAGAGTTTTATCGTTCGGCCCTGCCCGACACCACCGTGTGGGCCCGGGACCTGTCGTTCAACGACCCCTACGTAACCTACTACCTGCGTTACCCCGGCTTCCGCTACTTCCCCGTGGTGGGCGTGAGCTGGCTGCAGGCCGACGATTATTGCACCTGGCGCACGGCCCAGGTAAACCAGCGCCTGGCTGGCGAGGGCGACGACGGCAAGCCCGCCAAGAAAAAGGGCGGTTTGTTCAGCCGCAAGAAGGACAAAGCAGCCGAAGGTGCTGAAGGCACCGCCGGCGCTACGGCCAGCACCAACAACGTATCCATTGAGAAAGGCAACGTACTGCCCAACTACCGCCTCCCCACCGAGGCCGAGTGGGAATACGCCGCTCAGGCCCTCATCGGCACCCAGGAAACCGGCAACGAAAACCAGGAGGAGAAGCGCATTTACCCCTGGGATGGCAAAACCACCCGCAATGCCTACGGCAAGAAGATGGGCCAGTTCCTGGCTAACTTCAAGCGGGGCCGTGGCGACTACGCCGGCATCGCCGGCAGCCTGAACGACGGCGCCATGATTACCGAGTACATCTACTCGTACCCGCCCAACGACTACGGCCTCTACAACATGGCCGGCAACGTGAACGAGTGGGTGCAGGACGTGTACCGCCCCCTCTCGTACCAGGACGTAGAAGACTTGAACCCCTTCCGTCGCAACGGCGTGGCTGACCCCGCCGACAAGTACGACAAGAAAGGCTACCAGTCGCTGATTGACGACCACGTGCGTGTCTACAAAGGCGGTTCGTGGCGCGATGTAGCCTACTGGCTCTCGCCCGGCACCCGTCGCTTCATGGCCGAGGATTCGGCCACGGCAACCATCGGTTTCCGTTGCGCAATGATTAACGCCGGCTCGAACAAGTAA
- a CDS encoding AsmA-like C-terminal region-containing protein — MRKILIGIAVFLVVLVAAAALAPVLFKGKLRALADKQIAQRVRANVQYDPANIDVTLLHSFPDMTVNIRDLRVIGLDSFSRDTLAYLPNLRVGLDVMSVVRGGQVDIKSIEMDRPDLSLRRLKSGLANWDVIISDSAAAAKGQDTSQVHLAIKGWDLTDGRLRYEDLSLPFSMQARGVNHSGSGDFASNVFDMKSQTTATDLDMTYNGVAYVTDKQLNADVTMNMDLNKNLYTFKDNKIKLNDFPFSFAGAIGLPNDKDITYDLTFKALETDFKTLLSLVPGAYTDKFKNIETSGKVAFDGYYKGTQNDLHMPGYGVSLAVTNGQFKYPDLPQAARNINLKMQVDNPSGFTNNVKVNVPQFHLDLGPNPVDGNVTIDGLAPMRVDGRVKANVNLAEAMKVYPVKDLAMRGQLYIDGTARGIYSKNQMPVVNATIRLTNGFVKSAKFPAPIENINLSGTVVNTTGQVNDTQINLPQFKMVLEGEPLEGRLTAHNIDKPVFDTNVRGTVDLTKITKIFPLQGMTVTGRVAGNIAAKGNMADVEAGRYQNVVASGTVRANNVTYKSKDLPQGVKISSGTATFNNNQIALQSVNGMAGSSDFTASGTISNYLGYLFTPGQPLRGNLTVNSRNFNVNEWMVDEVSAKPVATGGRPPAKAQGVLQIPKYFDLVLNSHVDNVTYDNLKLTNAQGAVTVRDQTATLKNMTFNSLGATFGTTGSYSSRNLAHPKFDFGLKINDLNIQNAFSAFTTLKKLVPLAGQVEGVFGTNFSVSGEMGADMLPNLATLTGKGVVDVVKAAINQSEVMSKIASLTTLPELKTLVVVNKEIQANIVNGNLVVQPFELTVGDVKMTFGGSNSLAGALAYVTALNVPTGRLGSALNSKLTQLTGVKNIQGTERVTLGLNIGGTVASPVVKLTSGSVKDQGKAIVANVVKTKLTDALIGLTQKKQAQQDSTKRTDAAADQTAEEKARLATEKAKLEAQARLRNQVGQGLNTLFGKPKSKPKPVEPQPEETAPADTAKKGK; from the coding sequence ATGCGGAAGATTCTGATAGGTATTGCTGTGTTTCTGGTGGTGCTGGTGGCCGCGGCGGCCCTGGCGCCGGTGCTCTTTAAGGGCAAGCTGCGGGCGCTGGCCGACAAGCAAATTGCCCAGCGCGTGCGGGCCAACGTGCAGTACGACCCCGCCAACATTGACGTGACCCTGCTCCATTCGTTCCCGGACATGACGGTGAACATCCGCGACCTGCGGGTAATTGGGCTGGATTCGTTCAGCCGCGACACCCTCGCCTACCTGCCCAACCTGCGCGTGGGCCTCGACGTGATGAGCGTGGTGCGCGGCGGCCAAGTCGACATCAAATCCATTGAAATGGACCGGCCGGACCTGAGCTTGCGCCGGCTGAAAAGCGGCCTGGCCAACTGGGATGTCATTATTTCGGATTCGGCCGCCGCAGCCAAGGGCCAGGATACCAGCCAGGTGCACTTGGCCATCAAAGGCTGGGACCTGACCGACGGGCGCCTGCGCTACGAAGACCTCAGCCTGCCCTTCTCCATGCAGGCCCGGGGCGTGAACCACAGCGGCAGCGGCGATTTTGCGAGCAACGTGTTCGACATGAAGTCGCAGACCACGGCCACCGACCTCGACATGACCTACAACGGCGTGGCCTACGTAACCGACAAGCAGCTCAACGCCGACGTGACGATGAACATGGACTTGAACAAAAACCTTTACACGTTCAAGGACAACAAAATCAAGCTCAACGACTTCCCGTTCAGCTTTGCCGGCGCCATTGGCCTGCCCAACGACAAGGACATTACCTATGACCTGACCTTCAAGGCGCTGGAAACGGATTTCAAAACCCTGCTGAGTCTGGTGCCGGGCGCGTACACCGACAAGTTCAAAAACATCGAAACCAGCGGCAAGGTGGCCTTTGACGGCTACTACAAGGGCACCCAAAACGACCTGCACATGCCCGGCTACGGCGTGAGCCTGGCCGTAACCAACGGGCAGTTCAAGTACCCCGACTTGCCCCAGGCTGCCCGCAACATCAACCTGAAAATGCAGGTCGACAACCCCTCGGGCTTCACCAACAACGTGAAGGTGAACGTGCCGCAGTTCCACCTGGACCTAGGACCCAACCCCGTGGATGGCAACGTGACCATCGACGGGCTGGCGCCGATGCGGGTAGACGGCCGCGTTAAGGCCAACGTGAACCTGGCCGAAGCCATGAAAGTGTACCCGGTGAAGGACCTAGCCATGCGCGGGCAGCTGTATATAGACGGCACGGCCCGGGGCATTTATTCCAAAAACCAGATGCCAGTGGTGAACGCGACCATCCGGCTCACCAATGGCTTTGTGAAATCGGCCAAGTTCCCGGCCCCGATTGAGAACATCAACCTGAGCGGAACGGTGGTGAATACCACAGGCCAGGTCAACGACACGCAAATCAACCTGCCGCAGTTTAAGATGGTACTGGAGGGCGAGCCGCTGGAAGGCCGCCTCACGGCCCACAACATCGACAAGCCGGTGTTTGACACCAACGTGCGCGGCACGGTGGACCTAACCAAAATCACCAAGATTTTCCCGCTGCAGGGCATGACCGTGACCGGCCGCGTGGCCGGCAACATCGCCGCCAAAGGCAACATGGCCGACGTGGAAGCCGGCCGTTACCAGAACGTGGTGGCCAGCGGCACGGTGCGCGCCAACAACGTAACCTACAAGAGCAAGGACCTGCCCCAAGGTGTAAAAATCAGCAGCGGCACGGCCACCTTCAATAACAACCAGATTGCGCTGCAAAGCGTGAACGGTATGGCCGGCAGTTCCGACTTTACCGCCTCCGGCACAATCAGCAACTACCTGGGCTACCTCTTTACGCCGGGCCAGCCCCTGCGCGGCAACCTGACGGTGAACTCGCGCAACTTCAACGTGAACGAGTGGATGGTGGACGAGGTATCGGCCAAGCCCGTGGCCACCGGCGGCCGGCCCCCGGCCAAGGCCCAGGGCGTGCTGCAGATTCCCAAATACTTTGACCTGGTGCTGAACAGCCACGTCGACAACGTGACCTACGACAACCTGAAGCTGACCAACGCCCAGGGCGCCGTGACGGTGCGCGACCAGACGGCCACGCTCAAAAACATGACCTTCAACTCGCTGGGCGCCACCTTTGGCACCACCGGCAGCTACAGCAGCAGGAACCTAGCCCACCCCAAGTTCGACTTTGGGCTGAAAATCAACGACCTCAACATTCAGAATGCCTTCTCGGCGTTTACCACGCTCAAGAAGCTGGTGCCGCTGGCCGGGCAGGTAGAGGGCGTGTTTGGCACCAATTTCAGCGTGAGCGGCGAGATGGGCGCCGACATGCTGCCCAACCTCGCGACGCTGACCGGCAAGGGCGTGGTGGACGTGGTGAAGGCGGCCATCAACCAGTCGGAGGTGATGAGCAAGATTGCGAGCCTAACCACCCTGCCGGAGCTGAAGACCCTGGTGGTGGTGAATAAGGAAATCCAGGCCAATATCGTGAACGGAAACCTCGTGGTGCAGCCCTTCGAGCTGACCGTGGGCGACGTGAAGATGACCTTCGGCGGCTCCAACAGCCTGGCCGGCGCCTTGGCCTACGTCACGGCCCTGAACGTACCCACCGGCCGCCTGGGCTCGGCCCTCAATAGCAAGCTCACGCAGCTTACCGGCGTGAAAAACATTCAGGGCACCGAGCGCGTGACCCTGGGCCTGAACATTGGCGGCACCGTGGCCAGCCCGGTGGTGAAGCTCACCAGCGGCAGCGTGAAAGACCAGGGCAAGGCCATTGTGGCCAATGTGGTGAAAACCAAGCTCACCGACGCCCTCATCGGCCTCACCCAGAAGAAGCAGGCCCAGCAGGACAGCACCAAGCGCACCGATGCCGCTGCCGACC